One genomic segment of Cellulophaga sp. HaHaR_3_176 includes these proteins:
- the trkA gene encoding Trk system potassium transporter TrkA, translating into MKIIIAGAGEVGFHLAKLLSYESQDITLIDCAKESLAYADSHLDIRVLKGDATSVSVLQDAQVEKSDLVIGVTASETTNLLLCMLAKQMGCKRTIARISNTEFKKNKDIVDLKKLGIDELISPEELAATEIQLLLNQSAFNDTYEFEDGALIMVGVSLPKSAPFVGKMVKEAARVFPKLHFMPIALQRTGTQYTIIPRGDTVFKEEDQVYFITSKKGVEELYKLTGMVKKDIKNVMILGGSKVGFKTARDLCAKSFNVKLIESKKEKAFDLSDDLPNALIINGDGRNVELLEEENLESMDAFIAVTGNSETNIMSCLVAKSKHIKKTIALVENMDYFQLSHSIGIDTLINKKLLAANHIFRHIRKGEVVAMTRLNNLNAEILEFIVKPDSAVNGKIIKELDFPRDATIGGVIQDGNGIIALGDFKITQGDRVVVCCLPSAIPKIEKMFL; encoded by the coding sequence ATGAAGATTATTATAGCAGGTGCAGGTGAAGTTGGGTTTCATTTAGCGAAATTACTTTCATACGAATCCCAAGATATTACACTAATAGATTGTGCTAAAGAGAGCCTGGCTTATGCTGATTCACATTTAGATATTCGGGTTTTAAAAGGAGATGCTACATCTGTTTCGGTTTTACAAGATGCACAAGTAGAAAAATCTGATTTGGTTATTGGTGTTACAGCCTCAGAAACTACAAATTTATTACTTTGTATGTTGGCGAAACAAATGGGATGTAAGCGTACCATAGCCAGAATTTCGAATACGGAATTTAAAAAAAATAAAGACATTGTAGATTTAAAAAAACTTGGAATTGATGAGTTAATTTCTCCTGAAGAGTTAGCGGCTACTGAAATTCAATTATTATTAAATCAATCAGCATTTAATGATACGTACGAGTTTGAAGATGGTGCTTTGATAATGGTTGGTGTTTCGTTACCTAAATCAGCTCCTTTTGTTGGTAAAATGGTGAAAGAAGCAGCAAGAGTTTTTCCTAAGCTTCATTTTATGCCTATCGCTTTACAGCGTACAGGAACTCAATATACAATAATACCAAGAGGTGATACTGTTTTTAAAGAAGAGGATCAAGTATATTTTATAACTTCTAAAAAAGGGGTTGAAGAGCTTTATAAGTTGACCGGAATGGTTAAGAAAGACATTAAAAACGTCATGATTCTTGGGGGGAGTAAAGTTGGGTTTAAAACGGCTAGAGATCTTTGTGCTAAAAGTTTTAACGTAAAGCTGATTGAAAGTAAAAAAGAAAAAGCTTTTGATTTATCAGACGATTTACCAAATGCACTTATTATTAATGGTGATGGTAGAAATGTAGAATTGCTAGAGGAAGAGAATCTAGAGTCTATGGATGCTTTTATTGCAGTTACAGGTAATTCTGAAACTAATATAATGTCTTGTTTGGTTGCAAAATCTAAACACATTAAAAAAACGATTGCCTTAGTTGAAAATATGGATTATTTTCAATTATCACATTCAATAGGTATTGATACTTTAATTAATAAAAAACTTTTAGCAGCAAATCATATTTTTAGACATATTCGTAAAGGTGAGGTTGTTGCTATGACTAGGCTGAATAATTTAAATGCCGAAATTTTAGAATTTATAGTTAAACCAGATTCAGCAGTGAACGGTAAAATTATAAAAGAATTGGATTTCCCGAGAGATGCTACAATTGGTGGTGTTATACAAGATGGAAATGGGATTATTGCATTGGGTGATTTTAAGATTACTCAAGGAGATAGAGTTGTAGTGTGTTGTCTTCCGAGTGCAATTCCTAAAATCGAAAAAATGTTTCTTTAA
- a CDS encoding TrkH family potassium uptake protein gives MNLNYKIIFHLMGLLLLCNGGFMILAALFSGIYDDGVTLEITFAAIVTMIVGVLSMFLTRDHKKEVKKKEGYIIVTFGWLVMSLSGVLPYMFSGAIPDFTNAFFETISGYTTTGASILDDIEVLPEGILFWRSLTHWIGGMGIIVLAIAILPLLGIGGMQLFAAEAPGPSGDKLHPRITDTAKRLWLIYFGYTVAETILLKLAGMSFFDAINHSLATLSTGGFSTKNLSTAYWNDQPLIQYIIILFMFLAGSNFVLSYYAFKGKVQKILKDEEFKYYSIFVFAFTIVASLVVYFKANVPSSDYYPMVLGEWESAFRHSLFQVLSVITTTGFVTADFTNWTHFLTIFFFGLFFLGGCAGSTSGGIKVMRHLLIIKNGLLEFKRTLHTNAVIPVRYNNKTVREHIVYNIIAFFVLYMLMFIIGSLVLGALGLDFESAIGGSASSLGNVGPGLGSLNPLSNFNSLPALGKWWCGFLMLLGRLELFTVLILFTPYFWKKV, from the coding sequence ATGAATCTTAATTACAAGATTATTTTTCATCTAATGGGACTTTTGTTGCTTTGCAATGGTGGTTTCATGATTTTAGCTGCTTTATTTAGTGGTATATATGATGATGGTGTAACCTTAGAAATTACTTTTGCAGCTATTGTAACTATGATAGTTGGTGTGCTTTCTATGTTTTTAACCAGAGATCATAAAAAAGAGGTTAAGAAAAAAGAAGGTTATATTATAGTAACTTTTGGTTGGTTGGTAATGTCGCTATCTGGTGTGTTGCCATACATGTTTTCTGGAGCTATACCTGATTTTACAAATGCATTTTTTGAAACAATATCTGGCTACACTACAACGGGAGCTTCTATTTTAGATGATATTGAAGTACTGCCAGAAGGTATTTTGTTTTGGCGTAGTTTAACACATTGGATAGGGGGAATGGGTATTATTGTTTTAGCAATCGCAATTTTACCATTACTAGGTATTGGTGGTATGCAACTTTTTGCAGCTGAGGCTCCGGGTCCTAGTGGTGATAAGCTTCACCCACGTATAACAGATACAGCAAAAAGGTTGTGGTTAATTTATTTTGGATATACAGTAGCTGAAACTATTTTATTAAAGCTTGCGGGAATGTCTTTCTTTGATGCTATAAATCATTCTCTAGCAACATTGTCAACAGGTGGTTTTTCTACAAAAAACTTAAGTACAGCGTATTGGAATGATCAGCCTTTAATACAATATATTATTATTTTGTTTATGTTTTTAGCGGGTAGTAACTTTGTTTTAAGTTATTATGCTTTTAAAGGTAAAGTGCAAAAAATACTTAAAGATGAGGAGTTTAAGTATTATAGTATTTTTGTATTTGCTTTCACTATTGTAGCCTCGTTAGTTGTCTATTTTAAAGCAAATGTTCCGTCTTCAGACTATTACCCAATGGTTTTAGGGGAGTGGGAAAGCGCTTTTAGGCATTCTTTATTTCAGGTTTTGTCAGTGATAACAACAACAGGTTTTGTAACAGCAGACTTTACTAACTGGACTCACTTTTTAACGATATTCTTTTTCGGTTTATTTTTCTTAGGTGGTTGTGCAGGTTCTACATCTGGGGGAATTAAAGTTATGAGGCATTTGTTAATTATAAAAAATGGCTTATTAGAGTTTAAAAGAACATTGCATACAAACGCAGTAATACCCGTTAGGTATAATAACAAAACAGTTAGAGAGCATATTGTATATAATATTATAGCATTTTTTGTTTTGTATATGTTGATGTTTATAATAGGTTCACTTGTTTTAGGGGCTCTTGGCTTAGATTTTGAGTCGGCTATTGGAGGTTCGGCATCATCATTAGGTAATGTAGGGCCTGGCTTGGGTTCTCTTAACCCGTTAAGTAATTTTAATAGCTTGCCAGCTTTAGGGAAGTGGTGGTGTGGTTTTTTAATGTTGTTAGGTAGGTTAGAGCTTTTTACGGTACTTATTTTGTTTACACCATATTTCTGGAAAAAAGTATAA
- a CDS encoding pyridoxal phosphate-dependent aminotransferase: protein MSNQLSDRINSLATSATLEMAAKARELRAAGKDIIGLSLGEPDFNTPDYIKDAAIQAVNDNYNSYSPVDGYVDLKEAIITKFKRDNNLTYTLPQVVVSTGAKQSLYNVAQVCLNKGDEVILPCPYWVSYSDIVKLADGVPVEVETSLENNFKMTPEQLEAAITPKTKMLWYSSPCNPSGSIYSKAELRALADVLKKYPQIVVVSDEIYEHINYGVTAHASMAEFEDMYDRTVTINGVAKAFAMTGWRIGYIGAPTYIARACNKLQGQVTSGASCIAQRAVITALTEPVSRIKYMVDKFEERRKLILSLLSDIPGFKCNEPEGAFYVYPDVTAYFGKTLNGTKINNASDFAMFLLENANVATVTGDAFGNGNCIRISYAASEEQITEAMARIKKAIV, encoded by the coding sequence ATGAGCAATCAACTATCAGACAGAATTAACAGCTTAGCAACATCTGCCACTTTAGAAATGGCAGCAAAAGCAAGAGAATTAAGAGCCGCAGGTAAAGACATTATCGGGCTAAGTTTAGGAGAACCGGATTTTAATACTCCTGACTACATTAAAGATGCAGCTATACAAGCTGTAAATGACAACTACAACTCTTACTCTCCAGTAGATGGTTATGTAGATTTAAAAGAAGCTATTATCACTAAATTTAAAAGAGATAATAACTTAACTTATACATTACCACAGGTAGTAGTTTCTACAGGGGCTAAGCAATCTTTATATAATGTTGCTCAAGTTTGCCTTAATAAAGGTGATGAAGTTATATTACCTTGCCCTTACTGGGTTAGCTATAGCGATATCGTAAAATTAGCAGACGGTGTACCTGTAGAAGTAGAAACTTCTTTAGAAAATAATTTTAAAATGACTCCTGAACAATTGGAGGCTGCGATTACACCAAAAACTAAAATGTTATGGTATAGTTCTCCTTGTAATCCTTCAGGTTCAATTTACAGCAAAGCAGAATTAAGAGCCTTAGCTGATGTACTTAAAAAATACCCACAAATTGTTGTTGTAAGTGATGAAATTTACGAACACATCAATTATGGTGTTACCGCTCACGCTTCAATGGCTGAATTTGAAGACATGTACGATCGTACTGTAACTATTAATGGTGTAGCAAAAGCTTTTGCCATGACAGGTTGGAGAATTGGATATATCGGAGCACCTACTTATATAGCTAGAGCTTGTAACAAATTACAAGGTCAGGTTACCAGTGGCGCAAGTTGTATTGCACAACGTGCCGTTATCACAGCATTAACAGAGCCTGTAAGCCGTATTAAATATATGGTTGACAAGTTTGAGGAACGTAGAAAATTAATACTTAGCTTATTAAGTGACATTCCTGGTTTTAAATGTAATGAGCCAGAAGGTGCATTTTACGTATACCCAGATGTAACTGCTTATTTTGGAAAAACGTTAAATGGAACTAAAATTAATAATGCATCTGATTTTGCTATGTTCTTATTAGAAAATGCAAATGTTGCTACAGTAACAGGTGATGCTTTTGGAAACGGAAATTGTATTCGTATTTCTTATGCTGCCAGTGAAGAACAAATAACAGAAGCAATGGCTCGCATTAAAAAAGCCATAGTCTAA
- a CDS encoding acyl-CoA desaturase, translating to MSTQSVRFSRKDSAQFFKTLNKRVNDYFKENKIKKTGDWRLHLKTAIMFTLFLAPYFLILTLGLPIWANLLLTIVIGIGMAGVGMNVMHDGNHGSYSNKKWVNKIMGSSIYILAGNVYNWQVQHNVLHHTYTNIHEHDEDLEAGRILRFSEHAEWRKHHKFQHFYSIFLYGLLTFNWAVTTDFQQMYRYTKRKLAYGKLPNPFLNWSKLVITKIIYLTIWIVLPMLILDIAWWQILIGFFIMHYVAGVILSVTFQLAHVVDQAETPLPDNTGTMKNTWAIHQLFTTVNFGTKNKIVNWFTGGLNHQVEHHIFPNISHVHYTKIAKIVKETANEFNLPYNEYKTTRKAIISHFSHLKELGKKPSLQY from the coding sequence ATGAGTACACAGAGTGTTCGTTTCTCAAGAAAAGACTCTGCCCAATTTTTCAAAACATTAAACAAAAGGGTAAATGATTATTTCAAAGAGAATAAAATAAAAAAGACAGGTGACTGGAGATTGCACTTAAAAACTGCAATTATGTTTACATTGTTTTTAGCTCCTTACTTTCTGATTTTAACTTTAGGTTTACCTATATGGGCAAATCTGTTATTAACTATTGTTATTGGAATTGGAATGGCTGGTGTAGGAATGAACGTAATGCATGATGGTAATCATGGTTCATATTCTAATAAAAAATGGGTAAATAAAATAATGGGAAGTAGTATTTATATACTTGCTGGCAATGTTTACAATTGGCAAGTACAGCATAATGTTCTGCACCACACGTATACAAATATTCATGAACATGATGAAGATTTAGAAGCTGGACGAATACTACGTTTTTCTGAACATGCTGAATGGAGAAAACACCATAAATTTCAACATTTTTATTCTATATTTTTATACGGATTATTGACATTCAACTGGGCTGTTACGACAGATTTTCAACAAATGTACAGGTATACAAAACGTAAATTAGCATACGGAAAATTACCAAATCCTTTTTTAAATTGGAGTAAATTAGTAATCACAAAAATTATTTACCTTACTATTTGGATTGTTTTACCAATGCTTATTTTGGATATTGCATGGTGGCAAATCCTTATTGGATTTTTTATAATGCATTATGTGGCCGGTGTAATTTTGAGTGTAACTTTTCAACTAGCACATGTTGTTGACCAAGCCGAAACCCCACTACCAGACAATACAGGTACTATGAAAAACACATGGGCAATACACCAGTTGTTTACTACAGTTAATTTTGGCACAAAAAACAAGATTGTAAATTGGTTTACTGGAGGCTTAAACCACCAAGTTGAACATCATATTTTTCCGAATATTAGTCATGTCCATTACACAAAAATTGCTAAAATTGTGAAAGAGACTGCAAATGAATTTAATTTGCCGTACAACGAATACAAAACAACAAGAAAAGCTATAATTTCGCATTTTAGTCATTTAAAAGAGTTAGGCAAAAAACCTTCTCTACAGTATTAG
- the rsmG gene encoding 16S rRNA (guanine(527)-N(7))-methyltransferase RsmG, whose translation MDATILNTHFPSLTIEQKRQFALLSDLYRDWNMKINVVSRKDIDELYVRHVQHSLGIAKIQEFLPGTTVIDVGTGGGFPGVPLAILFPETHFTLVDAIGKKIKVVDEVVAGLGLTNVTTINDRVENVKGRFDFIVSRAVAAMPTFVHWIKGKIKKDSIHDRRNGILYLKGGDLSEELKDYKTAEIFDLSDYFEEEFFETKKVVYLPLKFKG comes from the coding sequence ATGGATGCTACGATTTTAAATACTCATTTTCCTTCACTAACAATTGAACAAAAAAGACAATTTGCACTCTTGTCTGACTTGTATAGAGATTGGAATATGAAAATTAATGTAGTTTCAAGAAAAGATATTGATGAATTGTATGTTAGGCATGTGCAACATTCTTTAGGAATTGCTAAAATTCAAGAGTTTTTACCAGGTACAACTGTTATTGATGTTGGTACTGGAGGTGGTTTTCCTGGGGTACCTTTAGCTATTCTTTTTCCTGAAACGCATTTTACATTAGTTGATGCTATTGGAAAAAAAATAAAGGTAGTTGATGAGGTGGTTGCGGGTTTAGGATTAACGAACGTTACTACGATTAATGATAGGGTTGAAAATGTAAAGGGGCGTTTTGATTTTATAGTGAGTAGGGCAGTAGCTGCAATGCCAACTTTTGTACACTGGATAAAAGGAAAAATAAAAAAAGATTCTATACATGATAGAAGAAACGGTATACTTTATTTGAAAGGTGGTGATCTATCTGAGGAATTAAAAGATTATAAAACAGCTGAAATATTTGATCTTTCAGATTATTTTGAAGAAGAATTTTTTGAAACAAAAAAAGTAGTATATCTCCCCTTAAAATTTAAAGGGTAA
- a CDS encoding DinB family protein, which produces MKLKLASLIGIFLITTFSYSQDELGMQDIKNPQTNLTQTTIHDVLIGNQKQVIQLAEAFSEDQYNWRPMKGVNSIKEALLHVASANYYLASKMGFAPPEDVDVMGLSKIKGKDKVIAAVKKSNDFVLESILKIEDESLTDEVDFGFTKMNMLGGMLAIMEHNGEHKGQLIAYARSNNVTPPWSVN; this is translated from the coding sequence ATGAAACTAAAACTAGCATCATTAATTGGAATATTTCTTATCACCACATTTTCTTACAGTCAGGACGAATTAGGAATGCAGGATATTAAAAATCCACAAACAAACCTAACTCAAACAACAATTCACGATGTTTTAATTGGCAACCAAAAACAAGTTATTCAATTAGCTGAAGCTTTCTCAGAAGATCAATATAATTGGAGACCTATGAAAGGCGTTAACTCTATTAAAGAAGCACTCTTACATGTTGCATCTGCAAATTACTATCTAGCATCAAAAATGGGTTTTGCACCACCTGAAGATGTTGACGTGATGGGCCTATCAAAAATCAAAGGAAAAGATAAGGTTATAGCTGCAGTTAAAAAATCTAACGATTTTGTACTAGAATCAATATTAAAGATAGAAGATGAGAGCTTAACCGACGAAGTAGATTTTGGTTTTACTAAAATGAATATGCTTGGAGGCATGCTTGCTATTATGGAGCATAACGGAGAACACAAAGGACAATTAATTGCCTACGCAAGATCTAACAATGTAACACCACCTTGGAGTGTAAACTAA
- the pruA gene encoding L-glutamate gamma-semialdehyde dehydrogenase — MGKGFFQVPTAINEPIKGFAPGSPEREEVLEQYKAYYNGSVDVPLYIGSEEIKTGNTKPMSPPHDHKHIVGQYHVAEKKHVTKAIDNALESRTAWANLAWEQRAAIFLKAADLLAGPYRAKINAATMIAQSKNIHQAEIDAACELIDFLRFNVEYMSEIYQEQPDSAEGIWNRVEYRPLEGFVYAITPFNFTAIAGNLPASAAMMGNVVVWKPSDSQIFSAKVIVDVFKEAGVPDGVINVVYGDPVMVTDTVLASPDFAGLHFTGSTHVFKELWKQIGNNIHTYKTYPKIVGETGGKDFILAHKTANPKQVATAIVRGSFEFQGQKCSAASRVYLPKSLSEEILNYVKEDLESMNKPGSPEDMTNFITAVIHEGSFDKLAKYIDQAKVDKDAEVFAGGNYDKSTGYFIEPTVIVTKDPKYTTMETELFGPVVTIYVYEDQDWAETLKLVDSTSEYALTGAVLSKDRYAIEEATLALQNCAGNFYINDKPTGAVVGQQPFGGARASGTNDKAGSAQNLLRWVSPRLIKETFVTPVDYRYPFLG; from the coding sequence ATGGGTAAAGGATTTTTTCAAGTTCCTACTGCAATTAACGAACCTATAAAAGGTTTTGCTCCAGGATCACCAGAAAGAGAAGAAGTATTAGAACAATATAAAGCTTATTATAATGGATCTGTAGACGTTCCGTTATACATCGGAAGTGAAGAAATTAAGACTGGTAATACAAAGCCAATGTCACCTCCTCACGATCACAAACATATTGTTGGTCAGTACCATGTTGCAGAAAAAAAACATGTAACAAAGGCTATTGATAACGCTTTAGAATCAAGAACTGCTTGGGCCAATTTAGCTTGGGAACAACGTGCTGCCATTTTTTTAAAAGCTGCTGATTTATTAGCTGGACCTTACAGAGCTAAAATAAATGCAGCTACAATGATAGCGCAATCTAAAAACATACATCAAGCTGAAATAGATGCAGCTTGTGAACTTATCGACTTTTTACGTTTTAACGTAGAGTACATGTCTGAAATATACCAAGAGCAGCCTGATTCGGCAGAAGGTATCTGGAATAGAGTTGAATACAGACCATTAGAAGGTTTTGTATACGCAATTACACCTTTTAACTTTACTGCAATTGCTGGAAATTTACCAGCAAGTGCTGCAATGATGGGCAACGTTGTTGTTTGGAAACCTAGCGACAGTCAAATATTTTCAGCAAAAGTGATTGTTGACGTGTTTAAAGAAGCTGGTGTACCTGATGGCGTTATTAATGTAGTTTACGGAGACCCAGTTATGGTTACCGATACTGTATTAGCAAGTCCTGATTTTGCAGGATTACACTTTACAGGGTCTACTCATGTTTTCAAAGAATTATGGAAACAAATCGGAAACAACATACACACTTACAAAACGTACCCGAAAATTGTTGGAGAAACAGGTGGTAAAGATTTTATTTTAGCACATAAAACCGCAAACCCTAAACAAGTTGCAACAGCAATAGTTCGTGGTTCTTTTGAATTTCAAGGACAAAAATGTAGCGCAGCATCTAGAGTATATCTTCCAAAATCATTATCAGAGGAAATTCTGAATTATGTAAAAGAAGATTTAGAGTCTATGAACAAACCAGGTTCTCCTGAAGACATGACTAACTTTATAACAGCAGTTATACATGAAGGCTCTTTTGATAAATTAGCAAAATATATAGACCAAGCAAAAGTAGATAAAGATGCTGAAGTATTTGCTGGCGGTAATTATGACAAATCTACAGGCTATTTCATTGAGCCAACAGTTATTGTTACAAAAGACCCTAAATACACAACTATGGAAACTGAATTATTCGGTCCTGTAGTTACTATTTATGTTTATGAAGATCAAGACTGGGCTGAAACTTTAAAATTAGTTGACTCAACATCTGAATATGCATTAACAGGTGCTGTTTTATCTAAAGATCGTTACGCGATTGAAGAAGCTACTTTAGCTTTACAGAATTGTGCAGGTAACTTTTACATAAATGATAAACCAACCGGAGCTGTTGTAGGTCAACAACCTTTTGGTGGCGCTAGAGCATCTGGAACAAATGACAAAGCAGGTTCTGCTCAAAATTTATTAAGATGGGTTTCTCCTAGATTAATAAAAGAGACATTTGTTACTCCTGTAGATTACAGATATCCTTTTTTAGGATAA
- the apaG gene encoding Co2+/Mg2+ efflux protein ApaG → MTTQITKGIKISVNTSFEGTFFKNYKTHYAFGYTITIENQSKDAVQLTSRHWQIYDSLNELEILDGEGVIGKKPVIQPGESHTYSSGCLLTSTIGAMKGHYNMVNFGNNDKFRVYIPTFKFSTPFTLN, encoded by the coding sequence ATGACTACCCAAATTACAAAAGGCATAAAAATTTCAGTAAATACTAGTTTTGAAGGCACGTTCTTTAAAAACTACAAAACTCACTATGCTTTTGGGTATACAATCACTATTGAAAACCAAAGTAAAGACGCCGTACAATTAACTTCTCGTCATTGGCAAATTTACGATTCATTAAATGAGCTTGAAATATTAGATGGTGAAGGTGTTATAGGTAAAAAACCAGTTATTCAACCCGGCGAATCTCACACTTACAGTTCTGGCTGCTTATTAACTTCAACAATTGGAGCAATGAAAGGTCATTACAATATGGTTAATTTCGGAAATAACGACAAGTTTAGAGTATACATACCTACCTTTAAATTCAGCACTCCCTTCACCCTAAACTAA
- a CDS encoding DUF5103 domain-containing protein yields MTFKFTAIFLFFITNAVLAQVQSEVNPPSNIKSIVFKGETDDQFPIIQLGETIYLEFDDLTASEQDYYYKIIHCNYDWTPSDLLKSQYINGIDDQRITDYDNSYNTLQPYSNYRLTLPNDNVKLKVSGNHIIEIYDSNYELQFSRRFLVYQNSVTVSTLTKRSRDFNYINEKQAVQININYSNYTIVNPKKEVKIAILQNYYWPTAIYNIKPQFTIGTELVYKYDEETSFFGGNEFYNFDTKDLRSASAAIASIELTDLYNHYLYTNRFRNDKPYTYFPDINGDFVIRTLQGDDSSREAEYTNVHFSLPYKRGLVLDKVYVFGKFNNYELNEENEMTYNEENGLMEASIKIKQGFYNYKYVLKDDKSEIKLNEVSGNFHYTENNYLVLVYYRNFGDLYDSLIGIGSTNSTNLKN; encoded by the coding sequence ATGACTTTTAAATTTACAGCTATATTTTTATTTTTTATTACTAACGCTGTTTTAGCCCAAGTTCAATCAGAAGTAAATCCCCCATCTAATATAAAATCTATTGTTTTTAAAGGAGAAACAGATGATCAATTTCCTATAATTCAATTAGGTGAAACTATTTATTTAGAATTTGATGATTTAACAGCAAGCGAGCAAGACTATTATTATAAAATAATTCATTGTAATTATGATTGGACTCCCTCAGATCTTTTAAAATCACAGTATATAAATGGTATTGATGACCAGAGAATTACTGATTACGATAATAGCTATAATACACTACAGCCTTATTCGAACTACAGATTAACACTACCTAATGACAATGTTAAACTAAAAGTAAGCGGTAATCATATTATAGAAATATATGACAGTAATTATGAGCTGCAATTTTCAAGACGTTTTTTAGTATATCAAAATTCAGTAACAGTTAGCACTCTTACCAAACGAAGCAGAGATTTTAATTATATTAACGAAAAGCAAGCTGTACAAATCAATATTAATTACAGTAACTATACTATTGTAAATCCAAAAAAAGAAGTAAAAATTGCAATTCTTCAAAATTATTATTGGCCAACCGCTATTTATAATATAAAACCCCAGTTTACTATCGGCACCGAACTTGTTTACAAGTACGATGAAGAAACTAGTTTTTTTGGAGGAAACGAGTTTTACAACTTTGATACTAAAGATTTAAGGTCTGCCTCTGCAGCAATAGCTTCAATTGAACTAACTGACTTATATAATCATTACCTATACACCAACAGATTTAGAAATGACAAACCCTACACGTACTTTCCGGATATAAACGGTGATTTTGTAATCAGAACATTACAAGGAGATGACTCATCAAGAGAAGCAGAATACACCAATGTTCATTTTAGCCTACCCTATAAAAGAGGTTTAGTCTTAGATAAAGTATACGTTTTTGGAAAGTTTAACAATTACGAACTTAATGAAGAAAACGAAATGACTTACAATGAAGAAAACGGCTTAATGGAAGCAAGTATAAAAATCAAACAAGGTTTTTACAATTACAAGTATGTTTTAAAAGATGACAAAAGTGAAATTAAGTTAAACGAAGTGTCTGGCAACTTCCATTATACAGAAAATAATTACTTGGTTTTAGTATATTATAGAAATTTTGGAGATTTATATGACAGCTTAATTGGAATCGGATCTACTAATTCGACCAATTTAAAAAATTAA